A section of the Jaculus jaculus isolate mJacJac1 chromosome 6, mJacJac1.mat.Y.cur, whole genome shotgun sequence genome encodes:
- the LOC105944080 gene encoding RNA-binding motif protein, X-linked 2-like, producing MNPLTKVKLINQLNEQEVQLGVADKVSWHSEYKDSAWIFLGGLPYELTEGDIICVFSQYGEVVNINLVRDKKTGKSKGFCFLCYEDQRSTILAVDNLNGIKIKGRTIRVDHVSNYRVPQESEEVDDITRELHEKGCGANTPPPSSSEESEESKPTKKHKKDKKEKKKRKKDQEKTDHEVQAEQAPSFVSPRSKMIKDKNEPGPKKHSSKISERVEKSEFREGRKHCPDSPEVRNSGHGRVEDPKRESKHEKPKHEHKSSSRRESKEDKNKEREKGQSTSTHSSRHSRHSEGRNHRSRSRGLDKSHRHKKHRCSWERESFHSRDHRRH from the coding sequence ATGAACCCTTTAACAAAGGTGAAGTTGATCAACCAGCTGAATGAGCAAGAGGTTCAACTCGGGGTGGCGGATAAGGTGTCTTGGCACTCGGAATACAAGGACAGCGCCTGGATCTTTCTGGGAGGGCTCCCTTATGAACTGACTGAAGGGGACATCATCTGTGTGTTCTCACAATATGGAGAGGTTGTTAACATCAATCTTGTGCGAGACAAGAAGACTGGGAAATCCAAAGGATTTTGTTTCCTGTGCTATGAAGACCAAAGGAGCACAATTCTGGCCGTTGACAATTTGAATGGAATCAAGATCAAGGGAAGAACTATCCGTGTGGATCATGTGTCTAACTATCGAGTGCCTCAAGAATCCGAAGAAGTAGATGATATAACTAGAGAGCTCCATGAGAAGGGTTGTGGGGCTAACACTCCTCCACCGAGTTCATCCGAAGAGTCTGAAGAGTCCAAACCCACCAAAAagcacaaaaaagacaaaaaggaaaaaaagaaaagaaagaaagaccaagaGAAGACTGACCATGAGGTACAGGCAGAGCAAGCACCCTCCTTTGTGTCTCCCAGAAGCAAGATGATAAAGGACAAAAATGAGCCTGGCCCCAAGAAGCACAGCAGCAAGATCTCAGAGAGAGTTGAGAAGTCTGAATTCAGAGAGGGGCGGAAGCACTGCCCAGATTCTCCTGAAGTTAGGAATTCCGGCCATGGTCGAGTAGAGGACCCCAAGAGGGAATCAAAACATGAGAAACCCAAACATGAGCACAAGTCTTCAAGTAGGAGGGAGTCTAAAGAAGACaagaacaaggagagagagaaagggcaaagCACAAGCACACATTCTAGCAGGCACAGCCGGCATTCTGAAGGGCGAAATCACAGAAGTAGAAGTAGAGGCCTAGATAAATCCCACAGGCATAAAAAGCACCGATGCTCCTGGGAACGGGAGTCCTTCCATTCCAGGGACCATAGGCGACACTGA